GTGGCTACGCGAGCACCGAATCCCGGTGATGGCGTACTCGCCGATCGAGCAGGGCCGGCTGCTCGGCCACCCCCAGGTCGCGGAGACCGCCGCCCGGCACGGGGTCACGCCCGCTCAGGTCGCGCTGGCCTGGCTGTTGCGGCAGGAGGGGGTTGCGGCCATCCCTCGGTCGTCCAATGCCGAACACACCCGGGAGAACGCGGAAGCACGCGACCTGCAACTGAGCGAGCAGGATATGGCAGCACTCGACAGGGCGTTCCCGCCGCCGGCGGGCCCGCAACCGCTGGAGATGTTGTAGCGTCACCGACCGTTCGGCGGTGGGCGCAACAGGTCCAGGCCGCCGCCATTCGCGTGGAAGGTGATTAGGCTCAGCACGGTTTCTGCGCTGCGGTGATCGGCGCGCCGTCAGCTCCAGCAGCCGCTAGTGGACACCGCACTAGGTGCCAACCCGGCGCGTCTGGAGTCGATCCGCCCTCGGCCCGGTCAACTGCCAGAACTCCTGCGGCAGTTGGTCGACAGCGTCCCCGTACTCCTTCGCTCTGACCGACTCACGAAGGGTGTCCAGCACGGCCCGTGCTCCGTCGGTGGCCACCTGGCGATCCACCCCGGCTCGTGACTGCACACGTTCGAGGAATTCGGCCAGTCCGAATCGTTCCGGATCTTCGGTGGGTCTGGCCACCAGCCCTCGTAGTTCCTGAGGGAGTTGGGAGGCGAGGTCCCTCGCCTGGCCGCCAGTGATCCGTTCTGCCAATGTCTCGAGCGTGGCGCGGGTGATGGGTTCCGCCTGCCCCGGCGGAACGTTCGGTCGTGCTGCCACGGACTGGATGAACTCGGTGTAGCTCACCTCGGACCCCTTTCGAACGGATTACGGCGGGTACCCGCGCCCGCCGGGGTGAAACGGCGGTTCGCCGCCCGCGGCCGGGTCGTGGCGCAGAGCGATCCCGACGAGGGCTCCGAGTCGATCGACGGGGGACGACCCGTCCCTGAGCCGCTCCTTCAGCAGGTCAGGGGTGGCAGGCTAGGTCGTGGCACAACATCAGCAAGTCGCCCGCAGCAACGCGCCGATCAGCGGGTTGAAGGCGGGAGCCGCCGCGTCGTCTCCGAGCCGGTCGGCTGACCGTCAGCTCCCGGATGTCGGGGGCCGACGCGCCATCCGGCGGGTGAGAGGCACCTGGTACAGACCGGCGCTGGTGACGGCGTAGAACACCGGCAGCACGACGAAGATCGCCAGGCCGGCGAGCGGTGCGACCAGGTACCCGATCAGCCCGGCGGCGACGTAGAGGATGACCCCGACCAGTGCCCGCACCCGCTCGGCGGGGAAGTGTCGTTCACTCACCTCTTCCCTGAGTAGGTCTTTGCGCCGGGCCAGATAGTGGAAGAACGCCAGCCAGCTCGCGCAGAGCAGCGCGCCGATCAGCGCGTAGAAGGCGACGGCCACGCGTTGGTCTTGCTGGTCGTGCTTCTGAAGCGCGTCCGAGACGACGGCGGTCGGGAACGGCAGCAGCGCGGTGGTGAACAGGACGAAGAGGTTTACCCAGTGCAGCCCTCGATCGCTCTCCTTGATGCGATTGAATGCGCTCTTGTGGTTCAGCCAGACGATGGCCACGTAGGCGTAGGAGGCGAGATAGGCGACGTAGCCCGGCCACTGCTCCAGCAGCCCCGACAGTAGGCGACCGGGCGGTACGTCCGGCACCCGGAGATCCAGCACGAGCAGCGTGATGATGATGGCGAAGACGGCGTCGCTGAACGCTATGGCACGGCTGGTGTCCGACCGGATGCCAAGGTCGTCGGTTGGCCTGTTCACGGCCGGTGGCTACCCACTGGCACCCGCGATAACCGGTTCCCCCAACCGAACCGATAGCGCGAATCGTCAGATGGGGGCCGTCGGATTACAAGAATTTGACTGCCGTCAAGGAGGTGTCGGACGCGAGGACCGAGCGACCGACGGACACTTTGGTGCGCATGACGACGGCGAACATTTGCGGGTCCGACCTGCAGATGTACGACGGGCGCACGGATCTGTAGCCGGGTAGGGCGCTCGCGCCCGTACCTCGGTGGGGTCAAGGCCGGTGACGTGGTCGCGGTGTGGGGTGCCGGCGGGGTGGGCCAGATGGCGCACGCGCAGCCGTCCTGCTCGGCGCGGAGCGGGTGGTCATCATCGATCGTCTCGTCAATCGGCTGCAGATGGCGGAGAAGTACCTGGGCACCGACCGGGTCAAAGACGCACTGTGAGCGCACGTTCTGCCGCAGTTCGAGCCCGGTGGGACGGAAAGTCCTCATAGGCGAGGGACCGGATGGTGATGGCCCGCCGTGTCGCCGTCGGGCGACGCATCGCTGCGGTACGTCAATGCCGCTCTCTCTCCCCCCCGCGCATCCGTCCGTGCTGGAGCGGATCAATCGTCGATTGAGGCCGGCGGCCAACCCGACGAGCCCGTACCGCATCACCAGCACGGCCCCGCCATGCCGACCGGTGGGCACATCAACCGCAGGCCTCCGTGGCCTCGGGCCGCGACGCACTGCGTTGACCTGGCAGCACACCGTAGTTAGCGTTAACAACCACCGTCCATTTCAGAGGGAGCTCCACCACCGGTCGAGGAGGATCAATTGAGACTGCGACAGCGAAGGCCCCGTCCCAGGCTGAGTCGGAAGGGCAGAGGTGTCGCAGTTCTGGCACTGGGTGCGCTTCTCTCGGCCTCCTTCGCGACGACACCCGCGCATGCTGCCGAGGAGCAGCTCACCGAGGGTCTGGTGCACCATTTCGCCCTCGATGAGACCAGTGGAACGACGCTGGTCAACTCGGGTAGCGCGGGCTCGGCGGCGAACGCCATGCTCGTGAATCCGGAGAAGGCGACCTTGACCGGCGAGGGGGTCAGGTTCAATCCCGACTCTTACGAGGGTGCCCTCGACGGCGCGTACGTGAGACTGCCGAACGACATCACCGCCGGCATGTCCAACCTGACGGTCGACTACGACGTGTGGATCGACCCGGCGAACGTCGGTGAGCACCAGATGTGGGGCTTCGGTCGCAAGTCCGGCTCGTGTGACGTCGACACGGGCGCCCAGGGCGCCATCTTCGCGTCGAACACCCAGCGGTTCCGGGTCGCGGTGGGTTCGGTGAACCTGCAACAGAACCGGGTCCGCATGCCCGAGGGGGCGTGGACGCACGTCACCTACACCCAGTCGTTGAACGCGAACGGGACGAGCTGGACCGGCCGGGTCTACCTCGACGGCGTGCTGCACGCGACGTCGGCGAATCTGACCACACCGCCGTCGGTGAACGCGGCGGGGACCAACTGCAACTTCCTCGGCCGATCGCAGACGTCGGGCCACTACTCGTTCCGCGGCACGCTCCGGGACTTCCGGGTCTACGACCGGGCCGTGAGCGTCGACGAGACGCTCGCCCTGGCGCAGCGGACCGTCTCCGACGGCGTTCGTGCCGACGCCGCCGCCATCGACCTCGGCCTGACCAGTGCGGTGGTCCGTGACATCACCCTGCCCAAGGTGGGCTCCGCGGCGGGCTCGTCCATCACGTGGACGAGTTCGGATCCGTCGGTCGTCGAGGTCTACACCCCGCCGGCCCTGCCCAGCGCACGCAAGGTCGCGGTGACCGGCCGGATCACCCGGCCCGCGCAGGGGGAGCCCGATGCGACCGCCACGCTGACGGCGACCGTGCGCAAGGGCGCCCAGGAGGTCACCACCCGGGAGATCCCTGTCGTGGTGAAGGCCGAGTTCGACGACGCGCAGGCCGTCGACCGGGACAGCTTCGACCTGACCCTGTACGCCACCGACGACGTACGCGGAAACCTGAACCTTCCGGCCCGCGGTGAGTTCGGGTCCACGATCACCTGGCGGTCGACCACCGACCTCGTCACCCCGACGGGAGAGGTGACCCGCCCGGCTTTCGGCCATGCGGATGTCACCGCCACCCTGACGGCGACCATCACCAAGGGATCAGCCTCGCAGACGAAGTCGTTCCCGGTGACCGTCACCGCCCTGCCTCGGTCCGAGGAGTACGAGCGGTACTTCATGGGGTACTTCAAGGGTGAGGGAATCGCCGACGGCGAGCAGATCATGTTCGCCACGTCCAACGGGAACACCGCGCTGGACTGGACCGGCCTGACCGGGGGCCGGCCGTCGCTCATCTCCCAGCTGGGCGACCAGGGCCTTCGTGACCCGCACATCGTCCGCTCGCCCGACGGCGACACCTTCTACATGATCGCCACCGACCTGAACTGGTACGACCAGGGCGGTTACGCCATCAACGACACCCAGTACATCGAGGTGTTCGAGTCGCACGACCTGGTGCACTGGACCCCGCAGCGGCATGTGAAGGTCGCGCCCGACAACGCGGGCAACGCCTTCGCGCCCGAGTCGTTGTGGGTCGAGGAGATCGGCGCCTACGTCGTGTTCTGGGCGCAGTCGCTGTGGAACGACCCGGTGAACCGCACCGGTCAGGGCAACGCGCAGATGTGGTACGCCACGACGCGTGACTTCCAGACGTTCTCCGCTCCGAAGGTCTGGCAGAACCCGGCTCCGCTGTCGCGGATCGACACGACCGCGATCCGGGTCGGCGACCACTACTACCGGGTGACCAAGAACGAGGCCGGCAACCAGGGCTCGGACATCTTCTCCGAGAAGCACACCGACTTCCTGGACAGCAACATCAACAACTGGACGTTGGTCGCGCCGGCTCTGGGGCGCACGACGTGGGTCGCCAACCAGGGGTACGAGGGCCCGGTCATCTTCAAGGCCAACCCCGGCGACACCTCCTGCCCCGGCCAGTTCTACCTCTGGGGTGACCGGTACACCAACGGTGGCGGATACCAGGCCGCGTGCCACGAGAACATCGAGGCTCCGACCTGGAACGCCAAGGCGATCACGATGACCAACGCGGGTGTCGTCCGTCCGCGCCACGGCACGGTGATCCCGCTGACCGTCCGCGAGTGGAACGACATCCGCGGGATCCCGAACAGCGACGTCACGACCACCACCGAGGTGGCTGTCGAGCCGTACGCGAGCGGGGCCCAGACGACCACCGCCACCGCCACGGTCACGGCGGCCGACGGGTTCGAGACCGGCGGTCAGGTGCGGTTCAGCGTCGGCTCGTGGTCGACGCTCGCCCACCTGAGCGACGGCGCGGCCACGGTCACGCTGCCGGCGGGTCTGCCTGCGGGCACCCGGACGGTGACGGCCGAGTACCTCGGGTTCGACTACCTGAAGGCGTCGGACGCGACGGCGTCGTTCGAGGTGCCCTCCGGGCCGGCGGCCGTCAAGGTCCACGCGAAGGCCGCGCCGGCGTCGGTGGTCCGCGGGGACACGTTCCGACTGAACGTGACGGTGGGACCGGCTGGTAAGCCGAAGCACAACGCTCCGACCCCGACCGGCGAGGTCACCGTCACCTTCGGCGGCACCGTGCAGGTGGTGGCACTTGCCGACGGTAAGGCCGTCGTCGACCTGCCGACCGCCGACCTGCAGCCCGGGAAGTACCGGGTCCACGTCGCCTACTCGGGGAACCCGACCTACCGGCCGCACGCCGCCAACTACCAGACGTTGACGGTGCGCAAGCGAGCATAGGCGCCCTGAGCGCTCGGCCACGCGAGGGAGCGGGCGAGATCCGGTGATCTCGCCCGCTCCTGACGTACGGCCGCCCAGACCGGAACTACGGAGTGAGCATGCCCTTCTCGACGGCCAGGTTGTAGTTCTCTCCGAACACGTTGAGCTCGTGGACGCCGACCTTGACGTTCTCGTTCGTACCCAGGACCTTCAGCCGCACGGCGTTGGTCAGCACCCGGTCGAAGGTGACGTAGTCGGCCGTGTACGCGGTGGTGTTCGTGCTCCTGTCGACCAGGGGCCGCCACGTGTTGGTGGGGATGTCCTTGTACTCCAGCGTGTACCGCACCGCGTTGTCCTTGGTGAACGTGCGCCCGAGTTCCTTCCACTGGATCTGCGCGGCGGAGATGTGGAAGACGGTCCCGAAGCCCCTGATGTACGTGGGCGCGGTGTCGCCGTCAGCCGGCTCCCACCACGTGGACAGCAACCGGTCGCTGCCGTAGTACGGGTTGCGCCCGGGGGCGTAGCTGCTCGCCCAGTACGCCTGGCTGTTGGTGGCCACGTTGTAGAGCCCGACGTCGTCGCGGCCGGAGATCTTCCTCCCCGGGGCCAGCTGCGGCGTGTTGGACAACTCGCAGTCGATCGCT
This genomic stretch from Micromonospora krabiensis harbors:
- a CDS encoding DUF2267 domain-containing protein is translated as MSYTEFIQSVAARPNVPPGQAEPITRATLETLAERITGGQARDLASQLPQELRGLVARPTEDPERFGLAEFLERVQSRAGVDRQVATDGARAVLDTLRESVRAKEYGDAVDQLPQEFWQLTGPRADRLQTRRVGT
- a CDS encoding TMEM175 family protein, with the translated sequence MNRPTDDLGIRSDTSRAIAFSDAVFAIIITLLVLDLRVPDVPPGRLLSGLLEQWPGYVAYLASYAYVAIVWLNHKSAFNRIKESDRGLHWVNLFVLFTTALLPFPTAVVSDALQKHDQQDQRVAVAFYALIGALLCASWLAFFHYLARRKDLLREEVSERHFPAERVRALVGVILYVAAGLIGYLVAPLAGLAIFVVLPVFYAVTSAGLYQVPLTRRMARRPPTSGS
- a CDS encoding immunoglobulin-like domain-containing protein, with product MHHFALDETSGTTLVNSGSAGSAANAMLVNPEKATLTGEGVRFNPDSYEGALDGAYVRLPNDITAGMSNLTVDYDVWIDPANVGEHQMWGFGRKSGSCDVDTGAQGAIFASNTQRFRVAVGSVNLQQNRVRMPEGAWTHVTYTQSLNANGTSWTGRVYLDGVLHATSANLTTPPSVNAAGTNCNFLGRSQTSGHYSFRGTLRDFRVYDRAVSVDETLALAQRTVSDGVRADAAAIDLGLTSAVVRDITLPKVGSAAGSSITWTSSDPSVVEVYTPPALPSARKVAVTGRITRPAQGEPDATATLTATVRKGAQEVTTREIPVVVKAEFDDAQAVDRDSFDLTLYATDDVRGNLNLPARGEFGSTITWRSTTDLVTPTGEVTRPAFGHADVTATLTATITKGSASQTKSFPVTVTALPRSEEYERYFMGYFKGEGIADGEQIMFATSNGNTALDWTGLTGGRPSLISQLGDQGLRDPHIVRSPDGDTFYMIATDLNWYDQGGYAINDTQYIEVFESHDLVHWTPQRHVKVAPDNAGNAFAPESLWVEEIGAYVVFWAQSLWNDPVNRTGQGNAQMWYATTRDFQTFSAPKVWQNPAPLSRIDTTAIRVGDHYYRVTKNEAGNQGSDIFSEKHTDFLDSNINNWTLVAPALGRTTWVANQGYEGPVIFKANPGDTSCPGQFYLWGDRYTNGGGYQAACHENIEAPTWNAKAITMTNAGVVRPRHGTVIPLTVREWNDIRGIPNSDVTTTTEVAVEPYASGAQTTTATATVTAADGFETGGQVRFSVGSWSTLAHLSDGAATVTLPAGLPAGTRTVTAEYLGFDYLKASDATASFEVPSGPAAVKVHAKAAPASVVRGDTFRLNVTVGPAGKPKHNAPTPTGEVTVTFGGTVQVVALADGKAVVDLPTADLQPGKYRVHVAYSGNPTYRPHAANYQTLTVRKRA